Proteins encoded within one genomic window of Edaphobacter lichenicola:
- a CDS encoding Ig-like domain repeat protein codes for MSTLAGNGSKSYTGDGGAAVAASLARPRGLSVDAQGNIYVADSDNNSIRLIANTGTITTVAGNGSQGFAGDGGAATNATLDTPRAPAVQALGVFALSDTNNNLIRAVASNGIINTITGASSGTGSGQGSGGETLSLSGSSSIAYGSSVTLTVIFSNAGKIATGQVNLVDTTSGSSTIASAPLLNNVATINLSTLSAGTHNLAVAFAGDSQNAAITSSAFALTVTPLPVTASIAGLSVEYGQTIPAITGTLNGVLPQDANNVTSVFTPTATATSTVGQYPVTVSLTGSAAIDYTVTLASGTGSITIEKAASSVTLTSSNLTPFLGAPITLTAQAISSTTGTPTGTVSFYDGTTLLTAAPITQGAATYTYTGLAAGGAHNLTAVYSGDPNFTTSTSTAVVETVGATPDFTLTSTGAVTQSVIAGKSATYTFALQSQGGTFTSPITLTASGLPAGATAVFTPATIAPGAGSATASLTIQTATQNAANTPPFSPVRAPLLPLSAAVFLLPLLRNKHLRARFGRMPRTLFSAFFLLIAGAALLGLTGCGSGDHDPTKTYTITVTASAAGAANTTLQHMATVTLNIQ; via the coding sequence ATCTCGACGCTAGCCGGGAATGGCAGCAAGTCTTATACAGGAGATGGAGGAGCAGCCGTTGCTGCTTCGCTCGCACGTCCACGAGGCTTGAGCGTCGATGCACAGGGCAACATTTACGTGGCAGATAGCGACAACAACAGCATCCGCCTGATCGCAAACACAGGCACCATTACGACCGTCGCCGGAAACGGCTCGCAGGGGTTCGCAGGTGACGGAGGCGCGGCCACAAACGCAACACTCGATACGCCGCGAGCCCCTGCGGTGCAGGCTCTCGGGGTCTTTGCGCTGTCGGACACCAACAACAATCTGATTCGTGCCGTGGCGTCAAATGGAATCATCAACACAATCACTGGGGCAAGTTCAGGAACAGGCAGTGGCCAGGGATCAGGCGGAGAGACCCTTAGCCTGAGCGGATCGTCCTCGATCGCCTATGGCAGCAGCGTCACGCTGACTGTGATCTTCAGCAATGCCGGAAAGATCGCAACCGGTCAGGTCAATTTGGTAGATACGACCAGCGGTTCGTCGACGATTGCATCCGCGCCCCTGCTCAACAACGTCGCCACTATCAACCTTTCGACGCTGTCAGCCGGAACTCATAATCTCGCGGTGGCCTTTGCTGGTGATAGCCAGAACGCCGCGATCACAAGCAGCGCCTTTGCGCTTACGGTTACTCCTCTACCGGTCACGGCGAGCATCGCTGGCCTGTCGGTGGAGTATGGACAAACCATTCCGGCTATCACAGGAACACTGAATGGCGTTCTCCCGCAGGACGCGAACAACGTAACCTCTGTCTTCACTCCGACCGCTACTGCAACCTCGACAGTCGGCCAATACCCGGTCACGGTCTCCCTCACAGGGTCCGCGGCAATCGACTACACCGTCACGCTCGCCTCCGGCACGGGCAGTATCACAATCGAAAAAGCTGCCAGCAGCGTCACGCTGACCTCATCCAACCTCACGCCGTTTCTCGGGGCGCCCATCACCCTCACAGCCCAGGCGATCTCCTCCACCACGGGCACGCCCACCGGAACCGTCAGCTTCTACGACGGCACGACTCTCCTCACCGCAGCCCCGATCACTCAGGGAGCGGCCACCTACACGTACACAGGCCTGGCTGCTGGGGGCGCTCATAACCTCACCGCCGTCTACAGTGGAGATCCCAACTTCACCACCAGTACCTCCACAGCGGTAGTCGAGACCGTGGGCGCCACACCGGACTTTACTCTGACCTCGACCGGAGCCGTGACGCAATCCGTCATTGCCGGGAAGTCCGCAACCTACACCTTCGCACTGCAATCCCAGGGCGGAACCTTTACTTCTCCCATCACGTTGACGGCTTCGGGTCTGCCGGCCGGCGCGACGGCTGTCTTCACACCAGCCACGATCGCTCCCGGAGCCGGCTCGGCCACTGCCAGTCTGACGATTCAAACTGCGACGCAAAATGCCGCAAACACACCACCGTTTTCCCCTGTGCGGGCACCACTACTTCCTCTCAGCGCAGCGGTGTTTTTGCTGCCGCTGCTGCGGAACAAGCACCTCCGCGCGAGGTTCGGCAGGATGCCACGCACGCTGTTCAGTGCGTTCTTTCTGCTCATCGCAGGCGCAGCCCTTCTCGGCTTGACCGGCTGCGGCAGTGGCGACCACGACCCAACGAAGACTTACACCATAACCGTTACGGCATCCGCCGCCGGAGCCGCCAACACGACTTTGCAACACATGGCCACGGTCACGCTGAATATTCAATAG
- a CDS encoding sigma 54-interacting transcriptional regulator, giving the protein MSTSHRLRILSLEDDPNDTELIHATLEAEGIDCEVARVDTETAFHTSLEKGEIDLILADYKLPSFDGLSALKLAASICPEVPFLFVSGTLGEEVAIEALKVGATDYVLKTRLSRLAPSVRRALREASGRAERRQAEKALSRSEAFLAEAQRLSRTGSFGWSVPTREVFWSAETYRVFGCSPEATPTVELVLERTHPDDRQRLQQVFEHASVHGGDFDIEHRLVMDDGSIKYLRVVARIVRGDAPDDLQVVGAVTDVTEAKRAEEARRRSEGYLEDAQRLTRTGSWAYDVAVGRGIHWSQENFRLLGFDPEQGVPPHDKFLQRIHPEDRANYSRAFDKAITHRQSNLDLEYRVVLPDGETRYVHSIGHPVFDKSGNFCQYVGTAMDVTEQHNARAALETAFQEIQTLKDQLYKENIALREEIVQTSMFEEIVGESPALQAVLVRVTKVAPTDSTVLITGETGTGKELIARAIHKRSQRTARAFVSVNCAAIPTSLISSELFGHEKGAFTGATQRRLGRFELAEGGTLFLDEVGELPPETQTTLLRVLQEREFERVGGTKVISANVRVIVATNRDLQASIDAGTFRDDLYYRFNVFPIEMPSLRQRREDIPLLVEYFIARYSAKTGKKIRSIEKSTLDRLRLYAWPGNIRELQNVVERSVILCESETFTVDESWLSGGVDQPDRAGQTLLKIPPSQEKKAIEDALAEAQGRVSGPSGAAARLGVPPSTLDSKIKTLNINKHRFFKTN; this is encoded by the coding sequence GTGAGCACGAGTCACCGTCTGCGGATTCTTTCGCTCGAAGACGATCCCAACGACACGGAACTGATCCACGCGACACTTGAGGCAGAAGGTATTGACTGCGAAGTGGCACGGGTCGACACTGAAACTGCGTTTCACACGTCGCTGGAAAAAGGTGAAATTGATCTAATCCTGGCCGACTACAAACTCCCCTCTTTTGACGGCCTTTCAGCCTTGAAACTCGCGGCGAGCATCTGCCCGGAGGTGCCATTCCTCTTTGTCTCCGGCACGCTCGGGGAAGAGGTGGCCATTGAAGCGCTGAAGGTTGGCGCCACAGACTATGTTCTCAAGACCAGGCTGTCGAGGCTGGCACCGTCCGTGCGCCGCGCCCTGCGGGAAGCCAGTGGAAGAGCCGAACGCAGGCAGGCAGAGAAAGCGCTAAGCCGGAGCGAGGCATTTCTGGCTGAAGCACAGCGTTTAAGCCGCACGGGCAGCTTCGGATGGAGCGTGCCGACCAGAGAAGTCTTTTGGTCCGCTGAAACCTACCGGGTTTTCGGATGCTCTCCAGAGGCCACGCCCACGGTCGAACTGGTACTTGAGCGGACTCACCCGGATGATCGGCAAAGACTTCAACAAGTCTTCGAACACGCCTCAGTACATGGAGGAGACTTCGATATCGAGCATCGGCTGGTAATGGACGACGGCTCCATAAAGTATCTTCGCGTAGTCGCACGGATCGTAAGAGGCGATGCTCCTGATGACCTGCAAGTCGTTGGGGCGGTCACCGACGTAACGGAGGCCAAGCGGGCAGAAGAGGCTCGGCGACGCAGCGAAGGCTACTTGGAAGACGCGCAGAGATTAACTCGCACAGGCAGTTGGGCCTATGACGTCGCCGTCGGACGGGGTATCCACTGGTCACAGGAGAACTTTCGCTTGTTGGGTTTTGATCCAGAACAGGGTGTACCTCCACACGACAAGTTCCTTCAGCGCATTCATCCCGAAGACCGGGCGAACTACAGCAGAGCCTTCGACAAGGCGATCACTCATCGACAGTCGAATCTCGACCTCGAGTACCGAGTCGTTCTCCCCGACGGAGAAACCCGGTACGTCCACTCGATAGGCCATCCAGTCTTCGACAAATCCGGCAACTTCTGCCAGTACGTCGGTACGGCGATGGATGTGACCGAACAGCACAACGCGAGAGCAGCCCTGGAGACGGCCTTTCAGGAGATACAAACGCTCAAGGATCAGCTCTACAAAGAGAACATCGCCCTGCGCGAAGAGATCGTGCAAACCTCGATGTTCGAGGAGATCGTGGGCGAGTCGCCTGCTCTGCAGGCCGTGCTCGTCCGCGTCACCAAAGTCGCGCCAACCGATTCCACCGTCCTGATCACCGGCGAAACAGGAACCGGAAAGGAGTTGATTGCTCGCGCAATTCACAAACGATCCCAGCGCACAGCTCGCGCCTTCGTCAGTGTCAACTGCGCCGCCATTCCTACCTCATTGATCTCATCCGAGCTCTTCGGCCACGAGAAGGGCGCGTTCACAGGTGCCACGCAACGCCGTCTCGGCCGCTTCGAGTTAGCCGAGGGAGGTACTCTCTTTCTCGACGAAGTCGGCGAGCTTCCACCCGAGACGCAGACTACTCTGCTGCGCGTCTTGCAGGAACGCGAGTTTGAGCGTGTCGGCGGCACCAAGGTGATCAGTGCGAACGTGCGCGTGATTGTTGCAACCAATCGCGACCTCCAGGCCTCGATCGACGCCGGCACCTTTCGTGACGATCTTTACTATCGCTTCAACGTATTTCCGATCGAGATGCCATCTCTTCGGCAACGAAGAGAAGACATCCCCCTCCTGGTCGAATATTTCATCGCCCGCTACTCAGCGAAGACAGGCAAAAAGATTCGAAGTATCGAGAAGTCCACGCTTGACCGGCTTCGGCTTTACGCGTGGCCCGGCAACATTCGCGAGCTGCAAAACGTGGTCGAGCGATCCGTCATTCTTTGTGAATCCGAGACCTTTACTGTGGACGAAAGCTGGCTCTCCGGAGGAGTTGATCAACCCGATCGAGCCGGGCAAACCCTTCTCAAAATCCCGCCCTCTCAGGAGAAGAAGGCAATCGAGGACGCGCTCGCCGAGGCACAGGGTCGAGTGTCGGGCCCGTCTGGAGCCGCAGCCAGACTTGGAGTTCCTCCCTCAACCCTCGACTCCAAGATCAAGACGCTCAATATAAACAAACACCGCTTCTTCAAGACAAATTAG
- a CDS encoding NHL domain-containing protein codes for MQSHGIRLKLRWLAKGLALVSLLPLMAGAQTPPSGIQATAASRALPAQIAFDAAGNLYIAELNNHIIREVNLAGIVTTVAGAGEQGFSGDGGAATSASLDSPAGVAVDAAGNLYIADTHNHRIRKVSGGAITTIAGTGIAGFSGDGGSALSATLHSPTALAMDLNGNLYIADTDNYRVRKIAGSAISTVAGSGEQFFSGDGAAATGAGLDSPNGVAVDAAGNIYIGDTRNQRIRVVNPLVLSRR; via the coding sequence ATGCAATCACATGGAATTCGACTGAAACTTCGCTGGCTGGCAAAGGGATTAGCACTTGTGAGCCTGCTGCCCCTTATGGCCGGCGCGCAAACTCCTCCAAGCGGTATCCAGGCGACCGCTGCGTCTCGGGCCCTTCCCGCGCAAATTGCCTTCGACGCCGCTGGCAATCTCTATATCGCCGAGCTGAACAATCACATCATCCGCGAGGTGAACCTGGCTGGCATCGTCACGACAGTTGCTGGGGCAGGGGAGCAGGGCTTCTCCGGAGACGGAGGAGCGGCCACCAGTGCGTCGCTCGACTCACCTGCGGGCGTAGCTGTTGACGCTGCCGGCAACCTCTATATCGCCGACACCCACAACCACCGCATTCGCAAGGTGAGTGGCGGCGCGATAACGACTATCGCAGGAACAGGCATAGCCGGTTTCTCCGGAGATGGCGGCTCCGCCCTCTCGGCGACACTCCATAGTCCGACAGCGCTCGCTATGGATTTGAACGGCAATCTCTATATAGCGGATACCGACAACTACCGCGTCCGCAAGATCGCCGGCTCAGCGATCTCGACCGTCGCAGGCAGCGGCGAACAGTTCTTTTCAGGAGATGGCGCAGCCGCAACCGGGGCAGGACTCGACTCTCCGAATGGCGTAGCCGTCGATGCGGCAGGCAACATCTACATCGGTGACACGCGCAATCAGCGCATACGCGTCGTCAACCCCTTAGTACTATCTCGACGCTAG
- a CDS encoding ATP-binding protein, protein MARWNFRSHKFLPIIQRYGFAVISVILAVLPGLLLQHYKFHDVELPLLLFAIALTAWHAGVGPAVLSVILSSLCFDYFFAPPLYALSITPADIPAILVLISFALLIVRFSAVRHRIESQLLQARDNLQAEVVERTQQASLLNLTHDTIFVRDMSDVITYWNRGAEELYGWAPYEAVGKRSRDLLRTVFTTPSDAISAELLETGRWEGELRHGKADGTEVVVASRWSLRRNENNQPVAILETNNDITDRKRREEEIRSLNSELEKRSTDLEASNRELEAFAYSVSHDLRAPLRHMVGYAELLQKNSSGTLDDKGSRYMRMILEAAKRMGNLIDDLLAFSRIGRVETQKTQVNLEHLVKEALSEVRQETNGRSIVWKIDTLPVCYGDRSMLKLVLVNLLSNAVKFTRPQPKAEIEVGCVDGNKNEVVVFVRDNGAGFDMKYVDKLFGVFQRLHHVDVFEGTGIGLATVQRIIHRHGGKVRAEGVVDQGATFYFSIPKI, encoded by the coding sequence ATGGCGCGATGGAACTTTCGTTCGCATAAATTCCTGCCGATCATCCAGCGCTACGGCTTTGCGGTGATTTCCGTTATCCTCGCCGTTCTGCCAGGGCTTCTACTGCAACACTATAAGTTTCACGATGTCGAGCTTCCGCTTTTACTCTTTGCGATTGCTCTCACCGCATGGCATGCCGGAGTGGGACCGGCTGTGTTGTCGGTCATCCTCTCGAGCCTGTGCTTCGATTACTTCTTCGCTCCACCTCTCTACGCTCTTTCCATAACTCCCGCTGACATCCCGGCAATATTGGTCCTGATCTCCTTTGCCCTGTTGATCGTCCGTTTCAGCGCCGTAAGACACCGCATCGAGAGTCAGCTCCTTCAGGCTCGAGACAACCTCCAGGCGGAGGTAGTCGAGCGAACCCAACAGGCCAGCCTGCTGAATCTTACCCATGACACGATCTTCGTGCGCGACATGAGCGACGTCATCACTTACTGGAACAGGGGAGCCGAAGAACTATATGGCTGGGCACCCTACGAGGCGGTTGGAAAACGTTCCAGGGATCTCCTGCGGACCGTCTTCACCACGCCAAGCGACGCCATCAGCGCAGAGCTATTAGAAACAGGGCGCTGGGAGGGCGAACTGAGACATGGAAAGGCCGACGGAACTGAGGTGGTGGTAGCGAGCCGATGGTCGCTGCGGCGCAACGAGAACAACCAACCTGTCGCCATTCTGGAAACAAACAACGACATCACAGACCGTAAACGTCGAGAAGAAGAGATTCGCAGCCTCAATAGCGAGCTTGAAAAACGGTCCACCGATCTCGAAGCCAGCAATAGGGAGTTGGAAGCTTTTGCCTACTCCGTCTCCCACGATCTACGGGCACCTCTCCGCCATATGGTCGGATACGCGGAGTTGCTCCAGAAAAACTCCTCTGGCACCTTGGACGACAAGGGGTCGCGGTACATGCGGATGATTCTCGAGGCCGCCAAGCGGATGGGCAACCTGATCGACGATCTGCTGGCGTTTTCACGAATAGGGCGCGTCGAAACGCAAAAAACACAGGTAAACCTCGAACATCTGGTGAAGGAAGCTCTCAGCGAAGTACGTCAGGAGACAAACGGTCGTAGTATTGTCTGGAAAATCGACACCCTTCCGGTCTGTTATGGTGACCGCTCCATGCTCAAGCTCGTTCTCGTCAACCTTCTCTCCAACGCGGTGAAGTTCACGCGCCCTCAGCCGAAGGCCGAGATTGAAGTCGGATGTGTCGATGGAAACAAAAATGAGGTCGTAGTATTCGTGAGAGACAACGGTGCAGGCTTTGATATGAAGTATGTAGACAAGTTGTTCGGGGTGTTTCAACGCCTGCATCACGTGGACGTGTTTGAAGGTACTGGTATAGGGCTAGCTACTGTTCAGCGCATCATCCATCGTCATGGCGGCAAAGTCCGGGCGGAGGGCGTAGTCGATCAAGGCGCGACCTTCTACTTCTCAATTCCTAAAATCTAA
- a CDS encoding response regulator: MERLGRILMVEDDSKDVELTLTALEDYNLANEVVVARDGEEALDFLYCRGKFSTRSHDNPAVILLDLKLPKVDGLEVLKQVKSDENLKFIPVVVLTSSKEEKDLVTSYKLGVNAYVVKPVDFHQFVNAIKELGAFWAVINVPPPASVNK; this comes from the coding sequence ATGGAAAGACTGGGACGTATTTTGATGGTGGAAGACGACTCCAAGGATGTCGAGCTGACTTTGACGGCGCTCGAGGACTACAACCTCGCCAATGAGGTCGTCGTTGCAAGAGATGGCGAAGAAGCCTTGGATTTCCTCTATTGCCGAGGCAAATTCTCAACGCGCTCTCACGACAATCCGGCCGTGATACTGCTGGATCTGAAGCTGCCCAAGGTCGATGGATTGGAGGTGTTGAAGCAGGTAAAGTCCGATGAAAATTTGAAGTTTATTCCTGTCGTAGTGCTCACCTCCTCCAAGGAAGAAAAGGATCTGGTGACCAGCTATAAGCTCGGCGTGAACGCCTACGTTGTAAAGCCAGTCGACTTTCATCAGTTCGTCAATGCCATCAAAGAACTTGGCGCCTTCTGGGCGGTCATCAATGTTCCCCCACCAGCGAGCGTAAATAAGTGA